atataaaataaaataaactaataatatgagaaggtattttattttctttcacacttatttatgataaaattttaaatttatttgaaggacatttcctttttttttttcttttaaaaaaaatatttgataaacaTTTGCAGTGGGGTTCTACTTTTGAGTTCTGTCTTCTTCCTTTCTTTGTTCTCTGAGCTTTCCCTCCAAATCAAAAACCCTAACTCCTAAACCCAAAACCCTTTTACCCTCATTTCCCACACGATTCTCTCCAGCCCACGACTTCGTATGATCATCAACTTATGTAATTTGGCACAGTAAACTGTCTTCTGGAGTGAATTCAGATCAAAATTCTCTCACATTACTCATAGATGTTTAAACTTTCCGGAATGAAGTCAATTCTCAGTATCAGCCCAGCTCTCTCCAATCCCACCGCTGCGCCAAGATTAAACCCTTCGATAAACCTAGGTTTCTCACAACGCTGTCTGTAATCAACGCTCTTGCTAATTATTCAAGACCCTCTAGTTCCGGTCAAAGTCGAGGCTTATGCGCCGAGGTCGGGAGGTCGGGCGAGATTCACGTCATTGTGGGACCTATGTTCGCTGGAAAAACTACCACCCTTCTTAAGAGAATGAAGTCCGAGAGCAGTAATGGCAGGTCGGATATgtattgttttgtttgtttctagTTCTTTGTTGGTTAATTTGGATTAGTTAATGTATTCTCTTTGATGGAGTCCTATAACTGTTGCTGTTCTCGACTCATTACATACTGCATAATATTGAGAAcgcaatttttttccttctttgggTAACATTGCATGGTTTTATAATAAGATAGTAAATTTGACTGATATTGGGTCTTGAGACTGGTTAAATTGTTAGGTCATACATCCAAAGGTGCCTCTTTTATTTGCTGTTGGGTTATCAGTCAGTATGGGTTTATGTCCTTTGGTCCAAAAACTAAGACTTGGACGCTGTATTGAGTTTCAtggttgaattaaattatcactattGAGATGTTCCCAGATTTCAGGGTGACTCCATAAAGAATTCCTGCCATTTGGATAGAACATTGAAGGACCTCTGTTTCACGGGGAGAGTTAAAGAAGCTGTTGGAATATTGTGTTGCACAGGGGTGAAAGTATTTCCCGAAACCTATTCACTTCTATTGCAAGAATGTATTTTCAGGAGAGAATATAAAAAGGGCAGAAGAATTCATTGGCAAATGGTGGTGGTTGGATTTATTCCTGAGGAATATCTGAAGATTAAGCTTTTGATTTTGTACGCAAAAGCTGGAGATTTGGATACTGCCCACATTCTTTTTGACATGTTGGTAATGAAAACTTtaatttcatggaattcaATAATTGCAGGATACGTGCAAAAGGGGCTGGAGGAGGTGGGATTGAGTCTTTATCACAGAATGAGACAATATGGTTGGATGCCAGACCAGTATACATTTGCCTCTGTCTTCAGGGCTTGTTCCTCTTTAGCCATTCTGGAGCAGGGCAAACAAGCTCATGGCATATTGATTAAGAGTCAAATTAGTGGAAATGTTGTAGTTAGTAGTGCACTTATGGATATGTATTTCAAATGCAGCAACCCCGAGGATGGGTTTCAAGTATTTGTTAAGTCGTTGGAAAGGAATGTTATAACCTGGACGTCTTTGATATCTGGATATGGCCTGCATGGGCAAGTTTCTGAGGTTTTGGATTCTTTCCATCAGATGATAAATGAAGGTTTCAAACCGAACCAAATCACATTTCTTGCTGTGCTTTCTGCATGTAGCCATGGAGGTTTGGTCGATGAAGGACgggaatattttttgtcaatgaTGAGAGATTATGGTGTTCAGCCTAGAGGGAAACATTATGCAGTCATGGTTGATCTTTTGGGGCGTGCTGGTAGATTAGAGGAGGCTTACACGTTTGTTGAAATGTCACCTTGTAAAGATCACCCAGCAGTATGGGGTGCTTTGCTTGGTGCATGTAGAATTCATGGAAATGTGGAGATGGTAAAGCTTGCTGCAAAGAACTTTTTTGAGTTGGAACCGGAAAATGCTGGGAAGTATGTAGTTTTGTCTAATGCATATGCATCTTTTGGTTTATGGAAAAATGTTGCAGAGATTAGGAGTGTAATGAAAGGATCTGGTATAAAAAAGGAGCCTGGTTATAGCATGATAGAGATACAAAAGGAGGTCCACTTCTTTTATATGGGACATAATACTCATAAACAAACTGAACAAATACATGGGCTGATTAAAGATTTGGCCTGTATATTGAAAGATGCTGGTGACACTCCGGAATTGAGCGTTGAACTGGAGTACGGCATAGTTGCCTACCTTGATTACTAACCTCTATTATATTTGAAGGTCATTAATCACAATTGAGCTTCATTTTCATGATCATGAGTAAGCATAAATGCTCATCTGTGGGTAAGACATTGAAATCTCAGGTGAATTTACATCTTTTCACTAGGCAACTAATCGATCCTGACATTTGGACGACAACATTAACAAGAAACTTGGAGCGCTATTATCCTGGTTCCACAAACcatcaagaaacaaaatcatgGACAATATGTAGTGGTAGGGCGGGATTCATATTTCACTTGCTTGCCCTTCTCTGTCTAGCAATCAGATGAGCAACTGCATGCAATATCCTAATGGAGAAGTCTTAGGTAAGAACTCACAGGATGTTTCCTACAAGGCAGCACTTCTGAGATCAGTTCTAGACTATTATATATTGCTTGTTTGATAAATGTTGAAGGCTTTGCTAGCTTGcattagaaatttattatttaagataCTTGTGCTGTTTGGTAAGCAAGGAATGAGTTCTTTGCTAATGTGTAACTGGCTGTGACTTCCAACCGAAAGCCAACTCTGACATGCATGTTTCACATTCTCTATGGCACCTTATGGTTCcacttttatttatcttttaactGTTCCTTTATCTATAGCAGTGTGAAGCTATAATCTATTCTTGCTTGTAATACTGTAATATCAATTCTTATTTTGGCTTATGATCTTGCAGAAGTGTGgcaataataaaatcaaacaaagatACTAGGTATGGGTTAGACTCTATTGTGACACATGATGGAGAAAAGTTGCCATGTTTGCCATTATCAGACCTCTCATTATTCCAAGAAAAATTGGGTGCTGAAGTGTATGATAAGGTATTGCTCAACTATAATACAGAACTATTTAGCTTCATGTGGATGCCTAAGGCAATCTCTTATAACTTGGAAATACATTGCGGTATACATGTGTAGTGACGCAGTTAAACTGCAGCAATATTGGCAAAATTCTGGTGGTCTTCTATGATAGTTTATGCgctaatattttcttgttgatcTCATAACAGCTAGAGGTGATTGGTATTGATGAAGCACAGTTTTTTGAAGGCCTATATGATTTCTGCAGCAAAGCTGCTGATCATGATGGGAAGACTGTAATTGTTGCTGGTTTGGATGGCGACTATTTGAGGTTGCGCTCTGTTTCAGTATTCTTAGATGCCAATTTATGACTGGAAGAGTGTTTCTTTGTCTGAAActtgtaatgattttttttccttccctTTTTCTTGTGGGCAGAAGGAGCTTTGGTTCAGTACTTGATATAATCCCCATTGCCGATTCTGTTACTAAGTTAACTGCTCGATGTGAGGTATGTGGTAAACGGGCTTTCTTTACTTTGAGGAAGACAGATGAGACTAAAACGGAACTCATTGCTGGGGCTGAAGTATATATGCCTGTGTGCCGTCAGCACTATGTAAGTGGTCAAGTGGTTAAAGAGACTACAAAAGCCGTCCTCGAGTTACAGAACAGGCAGATTAGCTCGATTTTATAGGCATTGCCTGTGATTTACAAACGGGTTCTGCCTTGTtacatttttgtattaatcTGCCTGTATTAAGTTTACAATTGAAGCTGGTTGTTCCTACTCTTATCACATTAACTGGTATTATGTATTAGCAATCAAATTCTGTCAAATGCAGGCATCTTTATCCTTGTTTCAATTTGCTTTACTTTTAAGATATTCGTTCTCTGCTTCATCCTGTCCAAACAAAACTCTACCAAGAATTCTTTCAATGAACTTTACAAATGAGCTCTGATACCAACTCCGTAGGAGTTTATATTATCCAAAACGTGAAACTGTGATGTGTGATTTCAAATGTGGCACTGGTTTAGGAAGTCCAGTTCAGAAGATTTGATGAACTATACAGTCTACACTCTCCATTAAACTCCTCTTCCTGGTATAGCAGAACATGTCACATTCAGCCCTTGATGTATTATTACCTAACAATTAAATAGATTAGAAACCACTTATAATTTGTCATATGATTGTGATGTGGAATTTATCACCCATGACACTATCCCTTCCTAACTCTTGACTCACAACATTTGTCTAAATCAAAAACCACTAAAAAAAAGTGGCAAATATAAAGTTTGCTTTCATTGAGAGTCGAACTCAAGACCTCCCGCTTACTAAACGGGTGCTCTAACCAACTGAGCTATGAAAGCTGACGATCCACAATTTCTTATGAAATAACTTACGCGTGTAGCAGATCTTTTACAAAATCAATTCGAATCGTCTCTGGTTCATTTACAAAATGCGGTgggaataaaataaagaaacagtTGAATAAgagaaaacttgaaataaGAGCTTGGGATGCACATAACCTTCCATAAGTAATTTCCCCTTAAACATTACTTTGTTTCACAAAGACAACACTACTTTGATTCACAAAGTTGaaccaaaaaccaaaaattgaaCAAGAATAGAATCATCAACTTTATTAACAAAGCCATACACACACTCTTATTGTTCTATGGAAACATAACATTTGTTCCATTTACACAACATAGACTGATTGACGGTTGAGTTGATGCCATCACtcaatttagatttattttattattcatactaaaaatagaaaaatcaaattcaacagaacacaaattgaataaattaaaatagtaattcTATTTCTTTAGTATTGCAGAAAgagttacaaaaatatttatcttgaaaaagaaaaacaaaatttcaactAAATATCTTTGCTGTGCTGATCTTGATGATGATTTGAGGTTTGTGGGATGCTGATCACTTGCATGAATCTGCCTCaatatacaaattcaaaatctcTTTGAAGCTGCTCTCACTTTGAAGGCTCCCTGTCAGCAATCCATTCTCAGAACTCTATGTGAAGTCCTCTTCTTTCTTGTCTACCTTACAGCACCTTGGTCTTTTGCTTGAAAATGGCTCCAAGCAAGCCAGGTCCTCTTTCTTTTGAATCTTAGACTATCCCCCAAGGTAAAATCCTCGATCCCTCCTCCTGTCGTGCATTTTGATTAGTCCGAGCGGTGCAAACTCAAGTTTTTCTTGGAATACCTGCAGACGGTATATATTTCGCATTGCATTACGCCTAATGACACTTGAATGGTTTTGTTCTTCAGCACTCTGGAAAGGAATGCTGCAGCAGTATACAGTTTAAACATTAGAATTTGTGTCAGATAGTTGTTGTGTTTATGTTGGAAAAAGAAGAGGTTGTAAGGAATGAAGTGAACCTGTGTTAAATGCATATACGGCACATTCTCCATCCTCAAGAAACTCGACATCAAGAGGATTTTGCAGATGTTTAACCCAACACATTTGAGAAAAGACTACACTAACTGAGTACAGAATGGAGTATTTGGTTGAATCACATACTATACTTCATTAATCAAAAACAGTATTTTGATTCAAAAAGTTGAATCAAACCATCATTATCATCCAAtacagaaaagaagaaaagaaaaaaaagaagaaaatcatcaaCTTTATTAACAGAGTCTCATTGTTCTACAAAGCGATAACATTTGCTCGATTTACACAAAATACACCGACTGATCAATTGAGTTGACTATATTGCTCATCAGCTTCCACAATACTCAACACATTCTTTCCGCCTGCAGTTTGACGAAGTGCTCTGCGATGAGGCTCCAGACGTCTCACAATAGCGTCATAAAAGCTTTTGAAACCTTGTTCCTGAAATCACATAAACCAAACTTATAAGTTATTGCAACAGCAGACTTACGTGGTGTATATATCTAGAAACTTGGATACAAAGAATCAACCTTAGTCTTCTTTAATGCTGCTTGAATCACATAATTTCCAAACTTATTTCGAGCAAGTCGAAAAGCTGCTCCCGGACTGTTTACTATCTCTGCAGCCACTCTGATAATGCCATTGTTCGAAGCTTCCATGCATTTCTCCACAACAAGGCTTCCTTCTTTTCTCACCGCCAGTcgtataaattgattttccaGGCAAtcgattattttatttgtaatgtcCCCATTTCTGAGGCTTAGGACATTTTGTACAACGTAGTTCCTAAANNNNNNNNNNNNNNNNNNNNNNNNNNNNNNNNNNNNNNNNNNNNNNNNNNNNNNNNNNNNNNNNNNNNNNNNNNNNNNNNNNNNNNNNNNNNNNNNNNNNNNNNNNNNNNNNNNNNNNNNNNNNNNNNNNNNNNNNNNNNNNNNNNNNNNNNNNNNNNNNNNNNNNNNNNNNNNNNNNNNNNNNNNNNNNNNNNNNNNNNNNNNNNNNNNNNNNNNNNNNNNNNNNNNNNNNNNNNNNNNNNNNNNNNNNNNNNNNNNNNNNNNNNNNNNNNNNNNNNNNNNNNNNNNNNNNNNNNNNNNNNNNNNNNNNNNNNNNNNNNNNNNNNNNNNNNNNNNNNNNNNNNNNNNNNNNNNNNNNNNNNNNNNNNNNNNNNNNNNNNNNNNNNNNNNNNNNNNNNNNNNNNNNNNNNNNNNNNNNNNNNNNNNNNNNNNNNNNNNNNNNNNNNNNNNNNNNNNNNNNNNNNNNNNNNNNNNNNNNNNNNNNNNNNNNNNNNNNNNNNNNNNNNNNNNNNNNNNNNNNNNNNNNNNNNNNNNNNNNNNNNNNNNNNNNNNNNNNNNNNNNNNNNNNNNNNNNNNNNNNNNNNNNNNNNNNNNNNNNNNNNNNNNNNNNNNNNNNNNNNNNNNNNNNNNNNNNNNNNNNNNNNNNNNNNNNNNNNNNNNNNNNNNNNNNNNNNNNNNNNNNNNNNNNNNNNNNNNNNNNNNNNNNNNNNNNNNNNNNNNNNNNNNNNNNNNNNNNNNNNNNNNNNNNNNNNNNNNNNNNNNNNNNNNNNNNNNNNNNNNNNNNNNNNNNNNNNNNNNNNNNNNNNNNNNNNNNNNNNNNNNNNNNNNNNNNNNNNNNNNNNNNNNNNNNNNNNNNNNNNNNNNNNNNNNNNNNNNNNNNNNNNNNNNNNNNNNNNNNNNNNNNNNNNNNNNNNNNNNNNNNNNNNNNNNNNNNNNNNNNNNNNNNNNNNNNNNNNNNNNNNNNNNNNNNNNNNNNNNNNNNNNNNNNNNNNNNNNNNNNNNNNNNNNNNNNNNNNNNNNNNNNNNNNNNNNNNNNNNNNNNNNNNNNNNNNNNNNNNNNNNNNNNNNNNNNNNNNNNNNNNNNNNNNNNNNNNNNNNNNNNNNNNNNNNNNNNNNNNNNNNNNNNNNNNNNNNNNNNNNNNNNNNNNNNNNNNNNNNNNNNNNNNNNNNNNNNNNNNNNNNNNNNNNNNNNNNNNNNNNNNNNNNNNNNNNNNNNNNNNNNNNNNNNNNNNNNNNNNNNNNNNNNNNNNNNNNNNNNNNNNNNNNNNNNNNNNNNNNNNNNNNNNNNNNNNNNNNNNNNNNNNNNNNNNNNNNNNNNNNNNNNNNNNNNNNNNNNNNNNNNNNNNNNNNNNNNNNNNNNNNNNNNNNNNNNNNNNNNNNNNNNNNNNNNNNNNNNNNNNNNNNNNNNNNNNNNNNNNNNNNNNNNNNNNNNNNNNNNNNNNNNNNNNNNNNNNNNNNNNNNNNNNNNNNNNNNNNNNNNNNNNNNNNNNNNNNNNNNNNNNNNNNNNNNNNNNNNNNNNNNNNNNNNNNNNNNNNNNNNNNNNNNNNNNNNNNNNNNNNNNNNNNNNNNNNNNNNNNNNNNNNNNNNNNNNNNNNNNNNNNNNNNNNNNNNNNNNNNNNNNNNNNNNNNNNNNNNNNNNNNNNNNNNNNNNNNNNNNNNNNNNNNNNNNNNNNNNNNNNNNNNNNNNNNNNNNNNNNNNNNNNNNNNNNNNNNNNNNNNNNNNNNNNNNNNNNNNNNNNNNNNNNNNNNNNNNNNNNNNNNNNNNNNNNNNNNNNNNNNNNNNNNNNNNNNNNNNNNNNNNNNNNNNNNNNNNNNNNNNNNNNNNNNNNNNNNNNNNNNNNNNNNNNNNNNNNNNNNNNNNNNNNNNNNNNNNNNNNNNNNNNNNNNNNNNNNNNNNNNNNNNNNNNNNNNNNNNNNNNNNNNNNNNNNNNNNNNNNNNNNNNNNNNNNNNNNNNNNNNNNNNNNNNNNNNNNNNNNNNNNNNNNNNNNNNNNNNNNNNNNNNNNNNNNNNNNNNNNNNNNNNNNNNNNNNNNNNNNNNNNNNNNNNNNNNNNNNNNNNNNNNNNNNNNNNNNNNNNNNNNNNNNNNNNNNNNNNNNNNNNNNNNNNNNNNNNNNNNNNNNNNNNNNNNNNNNNNNNNNNNNNNNNNNNNNNNNNNNNNNNNNNNNNNNNNNNNNNNNNNNNNNNNNNNNNNNNNNNNNNNNNNNNNNNNNNNNNNNNNNNNNNNNNNNNNNNNNNNNNNNNNNNNNNNNNNNNNNNNNNNNNNNNNNNNNNNNNNNNNNNNNNNNNNNNNNNNNNNNNNNNNNNNNNNNNNNNNNNNNNNNNNNNNNNNNN
The window above is part of the Sesamum indicum cultivar Zhongzhi No. 13 linkage group LG2, S_indicum_v1.0, whole genome shotgun sequence genome. Proteins encoded here:
- the LOC105156306 gene encoding putative pentatricopeptide repeat-containing protein At1g56570 yields the protein MEASNNGIIRVAAEIVNSPGAAFRLARNKFGNYVIQAALKKTKEQGFKSFYDAIVRRLEPHRRALRQTAGGKNVLSIVEADDIPFQSAEEQNHSSVIRRNAVRNIYRLQYQPSSLQSHRCAKIKPFDKPRFLTTLSVINALANYSRPSSSGQSRGLCAEVGRSGEIHVIVGPMFAGKTTTLLKRMKSESSNGRFQGDSIKNSCHLDRTLKDLCFTGRVKEAVGILCCTGVKVFPETYSLLLQECIFRREYKKGRRIHWQMVVVGFIPEEYLKIKLLILYAKAGDLDTAHILFDMLVMKTLISWNSIIAGYVQKGLEEVGLSLYHRMRQYGWMPDQYTFASVFRACSSLAILEQGKQAHGILIKSQISGNVVVSSALMDMYFKCSNPEDGFQVFVKSLERNVITWTSLISGYGLHGQVSEVLDSFHQMINEGFKPNQITFLAVLSACSHGGLVDEGREYFLSMMRDYGVQPRGKHYAVMVDLLGRAGRLEEAYTFVEMSPCKDHPAVWGALLGACLWKNVAEIRSVMKGSGIKKESVAIIKSNKDTRYGLDSIVTHDGEKLPCLPLSDLSLFQEKLGAEVYDKLEVIGIDEAQFFEGLYDFCSKAADHDGKTVIVAGLDGDYLRRSFGSVLDIIPIADSVTKLTARCEVCGKRAFFTLRKTDETKTELIAGAEVYMPVCRQHYVSGQVVKETTKAVLELQNRQISSIL